In Ruminococcaceae bacterium BL-4, one DNA window encodes the following:
- a CDS encoding Exopolyphosphatase has translation MNKKRAGKCAAVIDIGSSMLKMRIAQLQKGKIVDLDRLEYPIHLGHEVFTEGKISFESLRELSSALNGFSSLLKEYGITQCTTVATSALRDSENRAYILDQLKIHNNLSVKVLEGDQEKSRIYFEILTVLKDSPDLLPGKSLISYIGSGTIGLALYDGEIMISSESIPIGALKLHDMLGSIQNLTEDFHTVLEEYLDSTLDHAIRPLSGEEITNLILTGNEIEQIASLCNVKAHDGRYLLPVKSFKKLYKSIRSLTSDQISMQYQITQEEAEPLYSALAIYMKLIRSTKALNIICPKVELWDSLLRDQLYPKMKNLYAQHIRQNAISCAERLAANFDYNPKHTQAVRLCSEKIFDKTKAFHGLDNNKKLLLDLAAILHDCGHYVTAKHPLRATYHLLQDLSIYGITRQDRLITAFIAGFSEFDTPDFSQPEFLGLPEETKLVISKLTAIFRLANALDKSHMQKATDIKVKTNGEKMAITALCNDNFYLERWAFEQCAPFFQDVFGIEPVLIVKETLI, from the coding sequence ATGAATAAAAAAAGAGCCGGAAAATGTGCCGCTGTTATCGACATCGGCTCCAGCATGCTTAAAATGCGGATTGCACAGCTGCAAAAGGGAAAAATTGTAGATCTCGATCGTTTGGAATATCCGATTCACCTCGGACATGAAGTCTTTACTGAAGGAAAAATTTCTTTTGAAAGCTTAAGAGAACTTTCTTCTGCTTTAAATGGTTTTTCTTCTCTTTTAAAAGAATATGGTATTACACAATGTACTACAGTTGCTACCTCTGCCCTACGGGATTCAGAAAACCGGGCATATATCCTAGATCAACTAAAAATCCATAATAATCTCTCCGTAAAAGTACTGGAAGGCGATCAGGAAAAAAGTCGTATTTATTTTGAAATTCTCACTGTATTAAAAGATTCCCCTGATCTTTTACCCGGCAAATCTCTGATCTCCTATATTGGTTCCGGAACAATCGGACTAGCTCTCTATGATGGAGAAATCATGATTTCTTCTGAAAGTATTCCTATCGGCGCTCTAAAACTGCATGATATGCTGGGCAGCATTCAAAATCTTACGGAAGATTTCCATACCGTTTTGGAAGAATATTTAGACAGCACTCTTGATCATGCAATCCGCCCTCTTAGTGGTGAAGAAATTACCAACTTGATTTTAACTGGAAATGAAATTGAACAGATCGCGTCTCTTTGCAACGTTAAAGCCCATGACGGACGCTATCTGCTGCCGGTAAAAAGCTTTAAAAAGCTTTACAAATCCATTCGTTCCTTAACTTCAGATCAAATTTCAATGCAGTATCAGATTACCCAAGAAGAGGCCGAACCGCTCTATTCTGCCCTTGCAATTTATATGAAGCTGATTCGTTCCACAAAAGCTTTAAATATTATCTGTCCAAAAGTAGAACTATGGGATTCTCTTCTCCGTGATCAACTTTATCCCAAGATGAAAAATCTTTACGCGCAGCACATTCGTCAAAATGCAATCTCATGTGCCGAACGATTAGCTGCAAATTTCGATTATAATCCCAAGCATACTCAAGCTGTACGCTTATGCTCGGAAAAGATTTTTGATAAAACTAAAGCTTTTCATGGCCTAGATAACAATAAAAAGTTACTTTTAGACCTCGCTGCTATCCTGCACGACTGCGGACATTACGTAACAGCAAAGCACCCTTTACGGGCCACCTATCACCTTTTACAAGACTTGAGTATTTACGGAATTACTCGTCAAGATCGTCTGATTACCGCTTTTATTGCAGGCTTTAGCGAATTTGATACACCAGATTTTTCACAGCCTGAATTTTTGGGCCTTCCTGAAGAAACAAAACTCGTGATTTCCAAACTGACGGCTATCTTTCGTCTGGCAAATGCGCTGGATAAATCCCATATGCAAAAAGCAACGGATATCAAAGTAAAAACAAATGGTGAAAAGATGGCTATAACCGCTCTCTGTAATGACAACTTTTATCTGGAACGATGGGCATTCGAACAATGCGCACCATTTTTTCAGGATGTCTTTGGAATTGAACCGGTTCTTATCGTAAAAGAAACGCTTATTTGA
- a CDS encoding membrane protein of unknown function (Evidence 5 : Unknown function) encodes MIGLISKDFLVLKKLMRSQIPILLIMTILFTFSFRSSTYALSMVCVFLMASSVNIFYYDDAAKWDSFAQTLPIKKKTIVEARYCSSLLTILGGILVVTILELISKIFVPRSESDIPFVPVLCITVFLVCFMYSVLFPIIYRFGPEHSRMISIAVIMIPVLIFIFLGKSGALDNLFASFEFSGIESMIPIYCYLSIPAGIVLLFLSCMLSIHIYNQKEF; translated from the coding sequence ATGATTGGTCTTATCTCAAAAGATTTTCTGGTACTGAAAAAACTGATGCGTTCACAAATTCCAATTTTGCTAATCATGACAATTCTATTCACATTTTCATTTAGAAGCAGTACTTATGCTCTTTCAATGGTTTGCGTTTTTTTAATGGCTTCTTCTGTTAATATTTTTTATTACGATGATGCCGCTAAATGGGATTCTTTCGCACAGACACTTCCAATTAAAAAGAAAACAATCGTAGAAGCTCGCTACTGCTCCTCTCTGCTAACGATTCTAGGCGGAATCCTTGTCGTTACCATATTAGAACTCATCAGCAAAATTTTTGTCCCTCGTTCAGAAAGTGACATTCCTTTCGTCCCCGTTCTCTGTATAACCGTTTTTCTGGTGTGCTTCATGTACTCTGTTTTATTTCCCATTATTTATCGCTTTGGACCGGAACACTCCCGCATGATTTCAATCGCAGTCATTATGATTCCAGTACTGATCTTTATTTTTCTTGGAAAAAGCGGTGCCCTTGACAATTTGTTTGCTTCTTTCGAATTCAGTGGAATCGAATCGATGATTCCAATCTATTGCTATCTTTCCATTCCCGCCGGAATTGTGCTGCTGTTTTTATCTTGTATGCTTTCTATTCACATCTATAATCAAAAAGAATTTTAA
- a CDS encoding ABC-2 type transport system ATP-binding protein — MENDLEIRSLNKSFQSGFALKDINLTLPRGSVMGFIGQNGAGKTTTIKCILNLLHPDSGTIRIFGKEIAQNEIEVKEKIGVVFDECPLHETLSAEKAEKILSKIHQNWDRSLYQSYLKEFKLPPKRPIKEYSRGMKMKLSIACALAHHPKLLILDEATSGLDPVVRDEILEIFYNFIQDESHSILMSSHITSDLEKIADYITFIHQGKILFSSPKDQILDSFGLLKCGKQNFEMLDPSEYISYRENSFGYEILVKDRHLSKKNHPDMVLDRVSLDEIMVFFVKGEK; from the coding sequence ATGGAAAATGATTTAGAAATTAGATCCCTAAATAAATCTTTTCAAAGCGGCTTTGCCTTAAAAGATATTAACCTTACTCTGCCGCGCGGAAGCGTGATGGGATTTATCGGACAAAACGGAGCGGGAAAAACGACAACTATTAAATGTATTTTGAATCTGCTCCACCCGGATAGCGGAACGATTCGAATTTTTGGAAAAGAAATTGCACAAAATGAAATTGAAGTCAAAGAAAAAATTGGGGTCGTATTTGATGAGTGTCCGCTGCACGAAACTCTTTCTGCGGAAAAAGCAGAAAAAATTCTTTCGAAAATCCATCAAAACTGGGATCGCTCTCTTTATCAGTCTTATCTAAAGGAGTTTAAGCTTCCGCCGAAGCGTCCTATTAAAGAATACTCACGTGGAATGAAAATGAAACTCTCTATTGCCTGTGCACTTGCACATCATCCAAAGCTTCTAATTTTAGATGAAGCTACCAGCGGATTGGACCCTGTTGTACGAGACGAAATTTTGGAGATTTTTTATAATTTCATCCAAGATGAATCCCATTCCATTTTAATGTCTTCCCATATCACCAGCGATCTCGAAAAGATTGCGGATTACATTACCTTTATCCATCAGGGAAAAATCCTCTTTTCTTCTCCAAAAGATCAGATTCTAGACAGCTTTGGACTTTTGAAATGTGGAAAACAAAACTTTGAAATGCTTGATCCTTCCGAATATATTTCCTATCGTGAAAACAGTTTTGGGTATGAAATTTTGGTAAAGGACCGTCATTTATCAAAGAAAAATCATCCAGATATGGTCTTAGATCGAGTCAGCCTAGACGAAATTATGGTCTTTTTTGTGAAAGGAGAAAAATAA
- a CDS encoding GntR family transcriptional regulator, producing MDIIISNSNNLPIYEQITSQIKEKILTGELKNGEALPSMRLLAKELRISVITTKRAYEELEREGFLHTIVGKGSFIAGKSPELLHENQLRITQEQLAKAVETAKNYDISYEELLEMLTILYKGE from the coding sequence ATGGACATTATTATCAGTAACTCTAACAATCTGCCAATCTATGAGCAGATTACTTCTCAGATCAAAGAAAAGATTTTGACTGGTGAACTAAAAAATGGAGAAGCTCTGCCTTCTATGCGGCTATTAGCAAAAGAACTTCGAATCAGCGTAATTACAACAAAACGTGCTTATGAAGAACTGGAACGCGAAGGATTTCTTCATACCATTGTCGGAAAAGGAAGCTTTATTGCCGGAAAAAGTCCAGAGCTACTCCATGAAAATCAGCTGCGCATTACACAAGAGCAACTTGCCAAAGCGGTTGAAACTGCAAAAAATTATGACATTTCCTATGAAGAACTTTTGGAAATGCTTACGATTCTTTATAAAGGAGAATAA
- a CDS encoding conserved exported protein of unknown function (Evidence 4 : Unknown function but conserved in other organisms), with translation MKKRDGILRRTSAILIAICMIASMPMGAFAQSEPTRIYRASVGLAKADSSGTATVNADYLYVREGPGTDNDVVGGLKQGDSVKVLENDGSWAKIDNGSGLQGYCSCTFLEISNMPVSAGKAGTVNADVLNVRSGGGTNYGVQFTLAQGTQVTVLDDSGDWAQIQTSDGKKGYCSKEFLTISGTSSSDSGSSSNSESSQKAGTVNADVLNVRSGGGTNYDVLFKISQGTQVTVLDDSGDWVQIQTSDGKKGYCSKEFLDIKDTAAQTPPETPPQNNNTDSNKTGTVNADVLNVRSGGGANYGVQFTLAQGTEVTVLDDSGDWVQIKTSEGKTGYCSKEYLTISGGSSSDSSSSDSGSPQKTGTVNADVLNVRSGGGANYGVQFTLAQGTEVTVLDDSGDWVQIKTSAGRTGYCSKEFLTISGGSSSDSGSSDNGNSGGTATTTAKVTADVLNVRSGDGTNYSIDFTVSDGTVVTVLEQLPSGWAKIQTNSGDTGYCSMEFLTLINGGESTPPDSGSNTTQKLGIVTGSDVRLREGPGTNYDILTTLGLNTQLVILDTSTEGWVKVQTSNNQTGYMCSDYVKEISDSDSAASDISLSNNSASVEAGKTLYIKASVTPSDSVILWTSSNEEIASVVNGYIYAKAPGNVTITAKSGTHSVSCNVTVKEADAVRSAYANPNVVMAGKSATLVAITDSSRTGVQFTMDGKTYTASLKQTDTTNGIVTKVWTAQVQGLSAGTHPFTAASTTGGEYTNGYQSDVFVSAQSDTSVTTQDDHRMSEPMLEQMEKWEGYASAVYADQLTYDKIPTVGYGIVLYPGDTFYNNLSAEEAHSQMVNSLNKASYTSVLNQFVHANNLYISQSQADALLSFSYNCGSGYFSNMGLQCDFRTIMLNAVDVKSGNANYSATATDTVKMYASVGGNQCGVLSNGTSITVTGIQADDPKNVYYKVQTSNGEGGWVNAGYVHIDDSYGLKKDLNYTNAKAMGNEFLLWCTAGGNAYEGLMYRRLGEVNVYNYNEYDFVRYNNHGYVYPSALQGQIP, from the coding sequence ATGAAAAAGAGAGATGGGATTTTACGGCGTACATCAGCAATTTTAATTGCAATTTGCATGATTGCCTCCATGCCGATGGGAGCTTTTGCGCAGTCGGAGCCGACACGGATTTATCGCGCCAGTGTAGGTCTTGCAAAAGCAGACAGTTCCGGTACGGCGACCGTCAATGCCGATTATCTGTATGTCCGTGAAGGGCCGGGGACAGATAACGATGTGGTTGGCGGACTAAAGCAGGGAGACTCGGTAAAAGTCCTTGAAAATGATGGAAGCTGGGCAAAAATTGATAACGGGAGTGGCCTTCAAGGATATTGCAGCTGTACATTTCTTGAGATTTCCAACATGCCTGTTTCGGCAGGAAAAGCAGGAACTGTCAATGCAGATGTACTGAATGTTCGTTCCGGCGGAGGCACTAATTATGGCGTGCAGTTTACGCTTGCACAGGGAACACAAGTAACTGTTCTAGACGACAGCGGAGATTGGGCGCAGATTCAGACAAGCGATGGAAAAAAAGGTTATTGCAGTAAAGAATTCCTTACAATTTCCGGAACGTCTTCTTCAGATAGTGGTTCTTCTTCCAACTCAGAAAGTTCTCAAAAGGCAGGGACCGTCAATGCGGATGTGCTGAATGTTCGTTCTGGCGGAGGTACCAATTATGATGTTCTTTTTAAAATTTCACAGGGGACACAAGTAACTGTCCTAGATGACAGCGGAGATTGGGTGCAGATTCAGACAAGCGATGGAAAAAAAGGTTATTGCAGTAAAGAATTTTTAGATATTAAAGATACAGCAGCGCAGACTCCGCCAGAAACACCTCCTCAGAATAACAATACAGATTCCAATAAAACCGGTACGGTAAATGCCGATGTGTTAAATGTACGTTCCGGCGGCGGCGCTAATTATGGCGTGCAGTTTACGTTGGCACAGGGAACAGAAGTGACTGTCCTGGATGACAGCGGTGATTGGGTGCAAATTAAAACAAGCGAAGGAAAAACCGGATATTGCAGCAAAGAATATCTAACGATTTCTGGTGGCTCCTCTTCAGATAGTAGTTCTTCTGATTCGGGAAGCCCTCAGAAGACAGGTACTGTTAACGCTGATGTATTAAATGTTCGTTCCGGTGGAGGCGCTAATTATGGCGTGCAGTTTACATTGGCACAGGGAACAGAAGTAACTGTCCTTGATGACAGCGGAGATTGGGTGCAGATCAAAACAAGCGCTGGTAGAACCGGATATTGCAGCAAAGAGTTTTTAACGATTTCCGGAGGCTCTTCTTCAGACAGCGGTTCTTCGGATAATGGAAATTCTGGAGGGACGGCAACAACCACTGCAAAAGTTACTGCTGATGTTTTAAATGTTCGCTCCGGAGATGGAACAAACTATTCGATTGACTTTACAGTTTCAGACGGGACGGTTGTTACTGTTTTAGAACAGCTTCCTTCCGGCTGGGCAAAAATTCAGACGAATTCAGGGGATACTGGATATTGCAGTATGGAATTCTTAACGCTCATCAATGGTGGAGAGTCAACCCCTCCGGATAGTGGTTCGAATACAACGCAAAAACTTGGAATTGTCACCGGATCCGATGTTCGTTTGAGAGAAGGCCCCGGTACAAACTATGACATTTTGACAACTTTAGGGCTGAATACACAGCTTGTTATTTTGGATACTTCTACTGAAGGCTGGGTAAAAGTTCAGACTTCCAACAACCAAACTGGGTATATGTGTTCTGATTATGTGAAAGAAATTTCCGATTCGGATTCTGCTGCTTCTGATATTTCGCTTTCCAATAATTCAGCTTCAGTGGAAGCAGGAAAGACGTTGTACATAAAAGCAAGCGTGACACCGAGCGATAGTGTTATTCTCTGGACAAGCAGTAACGAAGAGATTGCTTCTGTTGTAAATGGGTACATTTATGCGAAAGCACCGGGAAATGTTACGATTACTGCAAAATCGGGTACTCATTCGGTATCGTGTAATGTGACAGTGAAAGAAGCAGATGCGGTTCGTTCTGCTTATGCAAATCCTAATGTGGTTATGGCAGGGAAATCAGCAACTTTAGTTGCAATTACAGATAGCTCGAGAACGGGCGTACAGTTTACAATGGATGGAAAAACATATACAGCTTCTTTAAAGCAGACAGATACTACGAATGGCATCGTCACAAAAGTTTGGACCGCACAAGTCCAAGGGCTTTCTGCAGGGACACATCCATTTACTGCGGCAAGTACAACAGGCGGAGAATATACGAACGGCTATCAATCAGATGTTTTTGTCTCTGCACAATCTGATACCTCCGTTACAACGCAGGATGATCATCGCATGAGCGAACCTATGTTGGAACAGATGGAAAAATGGGAAGGCTATGCTTCTGCGGTTTATGCAGATCAGTTGACTTATGATAAGATTCCGACGGTTGGATATGGCATCGTACTTTATCCGGGGGATACTTTTTATAATAACTTGAGTGCAGAAGAAGCACATAGTCAGATGGTTAACTCACTCAATAAAGCAAGTTACACTTCCGTTCTTAATCAATTTGTCCATGCAAACAATCTTTATATTTCTCAGAGCCAGGCAGATGCACTGCTTAGTTTCTCTTATAATTGCGGTTCTGGTTATTTTAGCAATATGGGATTGCAGTGTGATTTCCGTACCATTATGCTGAATGCGGTCGATGTAAAAAGCGGAAATGCAAATTATTCAGCGACTGCGACCGATACCGTCAAAATGTACGCGTCAGTGGGAGGAAACCAGTGCGGAGTGCTCTCCAATGGAACCAGTATAACGGTAACAGGAATTCAGGCGGACGATCCTAAGAATGTTTATTATAAAGTGCAGACTTCTAATGGAGAAGGCGGCTGGGTCAATGCAGGATATGTTCATATTGATGATAGCTACGGACTTAAAAAAGATTTGAATTATACAAATGCAAAGGCAATGGGCAATGAATTCTTGCTCTGGTGTACAGCCGGAGGAAATGCCTATGAAGGTTTAATGTATCGTCGTCTTGGAGAAGTCAATGTTTATAATTACAACGAATATGATTTCGTTCGCTACAATAATCATGGCTATGTTTATCCAAGTGCCCTTCAAGGTCAGATTCCTTAA
- a CDS encoding Lactoylglutathione lyase — protein MKSRFLHANLNVLDLEKSITFYHQALGLHEVRRKEAKDGSFILAFLEDGESDFQLELTWLRDRKNPYNLGDNEHHIAFRVENKKEAHELHQKMGCICYENKEMGLYFINDPDGYWLEILD, from the coding sequence ATGAAAAGTCGTTTTCTGCATGCTAATTTAAATGTTCTCGATTTGGAAAAAAGTATCACTTTTTATCATCAGGCACTCGGACTCCATGAAGTACGCCGGAAAGAGGCAAAGGATGGATCGTTTATTTTGGCTTTTCTGGAAGATGGAGAAAGTGATTTTCAATTGGAACTCACATGGCTTCGGGATCGCAAGAATCCCTATAATCTAGGCGATAATGAACATCATATTGCGTTTCGGGTAGAAAATAAAAAGGAAGCTCATGAATTGCATCAAAAAATGGGCTGTATCTGCTATGAAAACAAGGAAATGGGGCTCTATTTTATCAATGATCCGGATGGATATTGGCTGGAGATTCTGGACTGA